Below is a window of Dromaius novaehollandiae isolate bDroNov1 chromosome 23, bDroNov1.hap1, whole genome shotgun sequence DNA.
gagCAGATGTATGTGATATATTTCTGTCTAGGAGAGAaatttggtggtggtggtagtggggAACTCATTGAAGCCCTGTGAACCTATTTCTAATTTCCTTAAAAACTAGATCCATATTTCTTCTCATGTGAGAAGGCTTTGCATATTGACAGATCCCTCTACACTGGTTAAGCATACCTTCACTAGTCCAAGTTACTTTAGGGAATATATGAAGAAATCTTTGAGTGATATAACAGCATTGCAAGTGATGACTTAAAAACAAGAACAGCAGTGACggtctaataaaaaaaatccacgtGAGCTTTACAGAAGAGGTGTCTTCCCTGTTTGTAAAAAGCCTTGTTCCAGGTCAGTGTAATGTGGAAaggaaaactgctttttctgttgcttttaacAAAAAGCCACTTGTCTCTGGACATGAGGCAAAATAGGATTTGAAAGGTTTCAGTAAGCTCTCTGAAAGCTGGaacatttaaaatgctttcacTGTTTTCAGATACTTTGttgcagaaagacaaaatattGTGGAACTGTGTTACTGTACACAAGCATTAAAACTTTGTGGCTGCTACTCCCACAATGACATTTAGAAATCTTTATTTCCTGTAACACTTCAGCAGTTATACAAGCACAGACTACAGCAGTTTTTGAAATAGTTAGGATCTCTGGTCCAAGGCTGTAGATTCCACAGAAAATATCATTTGTTTTGGTCCTGGGAGACGTGCAAAATTGCAGAAACTTTGTGAAGgagctgggggaagaggagaaCTTTCTTTGCCTAAATGCATATTTTGTGAGGGCCTAAATAATATAGTAGATAAAACTTTTCATTACAGTTTTTTGTCTGGGGCAATAAGAAATCTAGACTACCCTCATCTGCAACCCAAACTAGAATGCTGTGGGCttatttttgcagattttatGCTCTGAGGCACAAGTGGGAAGTGGTGCTTGTGTAGGCAAAGTAGAGGCTGAATTTCTTTTCCCTTGCCTTTTGTTAGTTTGTCAAGACATCCAGTGTTTAAAACTTTGGGTTTGTGCTTTGTAAaatatccacacacacacacacgtgatGATGTGATTGTAAAGGGCCTGTTTTTTGCCCCTCAGTCTCTGTCATGAGTCCTTTGCCCTTATTTTATACTCCTTTGCTAACATTTTATAATTCTTCTCCCTACAGCCAGTGCTGTGAAGCTGAACAAGCAACAGACAGATATTGCCGTGAATTGGGCAGGAGGCCTTCACCATGCTAAGAAGTCGGAGGCTTCTGGCTTCTGTTATGTCAACGACATTGTCTTAGCTATCTTGGAGCTCCTAAAGTACGCCCAGTACTACTTACCCCTTTCATTTGTCTGTTCTGCTGCATTTCCTCTGAGTTCTTAgcgtttttttcctccagtctgCTCCTTTTGTTGCCTTTGTAGCTCTGTATTTTCTGGGGAGGGTTTAATCAGATATCTTTTGGGATGCAGTACCCTCTCTCTAGAAAGGGGTCTCTCTAATTGTGGCATTGTGCAGTAGGCAAAAGGTTTGGAGCATTGTCTGATTGCTCTTAGACCATTCTTCTCCCGCACAAAAAGGGGGCACTGCTGTAAGATGTGTCTGTTGGTTACCACCCTGACAGCTCTTTGCTCAAGGCAAACCTCAGTGGGAGGCTTGAACATAAAACGCAGAGTCTATTGGTTGAATGTGAATGAACTGAGTTGAATCTGCCTTCAAAGATCGGTTGCAGCAGTAAAAGCCACTTTGTTTTCCTCGGTGATTCTGTTCCACTGCTGACCAAGGCATATGGCCATTCTGCGCCTGCCTTTTGCTTTGACTCCAGAGAGACagctggctgctagctgtgcagCCTGGGGATTAGCACCGCGTTCTTTGCTCTCCTCCCATTTGCTCTGCTGGTAAAGGCAGTTTCTGCTCtgaagaaatgcagcattttgacTCCCTTCTGATCCTAGGTATCATCAGAGAGTGCTGTATATTGACATTGATATTCACCATGGAGATGGCGTGGAGGAAGCCTTTTACACCACGGACCGTGTCATGACTGTGTCCTTTCATAAGTATGGAGAATACTTCCCAGGAACAGGGGACCTGAGGGTGAGAATGAAGGCTTAGCAGAAAATTCCCTTGAAATTTggtttcttccctccctttgctGTCATACTAATTTAACTAAAATCATTGTTCTTCCGGGTTTTCCTACTTTAAATGTATGCTCTCAAAATAGCATCCTTTTACTGAGGAGGAAATGTGTATATGTGAGGCAGCTGGCTTGACTCCTGGAGTGGGTGCTTTGTTCCTGGGATCATGTATAGCCTGTACAGTAATAAAATCAGGAATTGAATATCAGTCATTTGGCACCCTTCTGGTGGGATTACGCTCGGAAAAGTGACTCTGAAGATGGCATCTTGGTCATCAGTAGCTACTTGCAAACTGAGTTTGGTCACAGGAGCTTTTGGTGCATATTTGTCAGGGAGTGCTTTTGTGTGTGTTGGTATATCTTGTTGGCGTTTCCTCCTATGAGTCAGTTCTGCACATTAATGAATCATGCGGTGTAACCTGTGGCACTCTTTCAAGTTAGATACAGGTGTGGTTCACTTTGACTTCTGCTGTTGCCGGAATGCTGTTCTCAGGGGTGAAAGATCTCTTACTCGTGTTATGCCCTTTCTGGTGTAATATGGAATTAGATTCCCCTGATCTAATTCTCTTGCCTTTCACTTGCAAGTGATTACCTGTTGAGGAAATGATTAAGGTGCAAGTTGAATGCCAAGGTGCTCGCTTCGTTCCCTTTTCTAAACGTAATCCCACAATACTCTCGGACTCTTAATGTCTAATTAGTGAGTTGAATAGTGAGGGCCAAGTGCACCCACTTATGCCACGTTGCCATGGTTATACCATGGCTCTGTTGGAGTCAACTGACTCTTGTCCTTTCATGCCAAGACAGTATTTGTCCCAGAGAGCCTAGGCTTAGATTTGGATAACACTGATGGAATCCCAGACTTCCCTTCCTAAGCTGGCACATGATTTGTGTGTTGCAGTTGGTTCTTTGGTGACCTTGTGGTCTCCTATCTTTCACTCTAATAGGATATTGGTGCAGGCAAAGGCAAGTATTATGCTGTCAACTATCCGCTCCGGGACGGAATTGATGATGAGTCGTATGAGGCAATATTCAAGCCGGTAAGTGTCTTTGCTGAGTGATTCTTTATGGGGTGGTACTTTGTCATCTTGGTGGCTCGGGGGGGGAGTGCTCTTTGGGGAGATTGTCCTCTGTTATAAGATTCTTCAGGGCTGTATTTCTGCCTAACAATTGCAGCCTGTCATTGGTAGACTTCTATTTGTAAGAGCCCCAGTGTTATCAGTATAGGGGAGTCAACAGCTGTGAGAACACTAGGGATGTCTTCATGCCACTTGCTGACATGGATGTTGCTGTGTTATTGTGACACTGTCCTGTGGAGAGAGTGTAACAACGGGTTTCTTGTTTAGGTGATATCTAAAGTGATGGAGACGTTCCAGCCTAGTGCAGTTGTCTTGCAGTGCGGATCGGATTCTCTGTCAGGGGACAGGCTGGGTTGTTTTAATCTGACCATCAAAGGTAAGAGTACAGCGTTGCCACCAAAGTAGCCAGGCTGGGTCTGTGATCTTGAGAGGCTGGAGCTGTACAGTAGAGCGTTCACGTTAAACTGGCGTAACTAATATAGTTAGATTGCATGGaaaagttttttccttccttatgcCATGAGGTTATGACCTTTTTCCCACCGCCCTTGCTACAGGTCATGCCAAGTGTGTGGAGTTTGTAAAAAGTTTTAATTTGCCTATGCTGATGCTGGGAGGAGGTGGCTATACAATCCGCAACGTGGCTAGATGCTGGACCTATGAGACCGCTGTGGCTTTGGACACTGAAATTCCGAACGGTAATTCTCCCCTGGAGTCTTTGAAGCAAGAGTAAGAAAATGACTATCTAGCAACAGAGCTCAGGGAAATAATATTGCTGTGGGTGGTGTAACAACCCTGAGATATTTCACTAGCTCGTTATTATTACTGTGGAAGAGTTTTTAGAAAACCTGATCTTTCGTAGCTGTTCTTGTTTACGTTTTAGTCCTGTAGCTCTCACCTCCAGCGAAAAGTCTCCAGCAGTCTTGCTGTCTTACTGAAATGAGATGGCCTTCTGCTGAAAACTTTTGTGCATGCTAATAGTGTTTGGCTGCCAAGTGAGCTTTGACCTCACTGTTGCCAGGTTGTCTGCTTTGATCTGAGTTTTGCCTGTGAGAACTTCAGCTCCTACCTCTAGGGTAATGCACTTGTGTCTTTATGTTGCACTGAAGAGCAGTGTGTATGTGGTATTTCACTGCTGGTCCAGTGGTAATTTGGTATTTGCTCTGTTTTGACTTTTCTGCAGAACTTCCATATAATGACTATTTTGAGTACTTTGGGCCGGACTTTAAACTCCACATCAGTCCCTCAAACATGACCAACCAGAATACAAATGAGTATCTTGAAAAGATTAAGTAAGTGTTTGCTTCTCTCGGCAAGACTGGCATCTTCTGCTGGGGGCTTCACAGCTGTGGATGGCTCCTTGCTGACGGAGGTGTTCCTTTCTTGGCTGGATCTAGGCAACGTCTCTTTGAGAATTTGCGCATGCTGCCTCATGCCCCTGGCGTCCAGATGCAGCCAATTCCTGAGGATGCTGTTCAGGAAGACAGtggagatgaagaggaagaagatcCTGAGAAACGCATTTCAAGTATGTGCTTGCCTTGGGCATGGTTGCATTGCCTTGCTGGGAAACATGCTGCTCAGAGCCTGTGGGTGCCAAAGCTGAGCAGGATTGGGAGGCTGGAGAGGTGTGCAGGCTCTAAGCTGAGATACTCTATTAAACAGAGGAGGATATGTGATATAAATTTCTCTCTTGATTCTGGAGTCCTTCAGTTTGAATCACCTTTGTGACTGATTTTATAAGACCAAGCCCTGATGCTAAGCTTTGCAGGGTTGGTAGAGTCCTTCTCCCTTGAAGAAATGGTACTTTCGCCAGATAATTTCCATAATGGAAGAACCTGGACTTTAATCTGAGAGTTTAAACAATTACTGTGGTGCAGATGCAATGGCATATGTGATCTTGGACCTTAGGCGGAAGCAGTCAAGAGTGATCAGTTAACAGATAAAGCAGATAGAAAGATGAAGTGTTTTTATTGAGGCCTTATTGTGACTTACTTAGGCTCAGTTCATTCCAGTGTGTAGATGTACTTGGAGAAGTTAGTGTTTGCTGTCTCCTGACTTCTAAACCTGCTGAAACAACCACTTGTCCCCTTCATTCTCAGTCCGCAATTCTGATAAGAGAATATCCTGTGATGAAGAATTCTCTGACTCTGAAGATGAAGGGGAAGGAGGCCGCAAAAATGTTGCCAACTTTAAGAAAGCTAAGCGtgtgaaaacagaagaggaaaaggaggaagaggagaagaaaggtaaGCATGAGAGCTAGGACTGGAAGTCCTCCTAGCTTCACGGAACTTTGTCTGGCATGCATGTACCCTTGGCTCGCTCTTGTTCTCTCATGGTTTGGGACGTTTATTCTTTTTGAAGGACTGAGGGGAGCTCTACTTTCTGATTTTTAATTTGGGCTTTAAAAAAGTCAGTTCTGGTCTAACATCCTCTCTCCATTTTCAatgtcctgtgtccctgcaggctATTTTCCTACTGTTCTActatgtgtctttttttcttttttagatgagaaagaagaggaaaaagcaaaagaggagaaagcagaaccCAAAGGGTGAGCCCTGTATCCTGGCATGGCAGTTAAATAGCTGCGTTTGTATTTCCTTATGCATCTGCCTATGCCCGTGTTGGGATGTTGCATAACTTGCGGGATTGGAGGCGAGGCATGGTAGTTTGGATGGCTTTGTCGTGGGTTTGTGACAGGAAGGAGTTTGCGTGTGTAGAACAGCATGACTGATAAAGCACTGCAAGAGCCCTCAATGAAGAGGGCTTAAAAATGCTGGGCATTCATTCAGTAACATTTTGCGTGTCAGCGATGCGCAAGTTTTAGATGAAGCTTGACATCAGAGTATGGTAAATGTTTTTAGGACAGGCCATCTAAGCAGCATTCTTTATGTTGTGGCTCTAGCCTGTTGTTGAAGCTTTGGCACAGCCTGAGTTGTTTGTCTAAAGCAAACTCTCCACTGCTTGCTTTCACAGGGTGAAGGAAGAGACTAAATCTGCTTGAGATGGCTGCAGCTGGACAGTACCTGTCAGTGCGTAGTTACCATAGGTTAGCTTCTCTGGTTGCCTCCCATTCCACAggatttatattttatatatgtttctgtatatatttctatataaatatataaatgactTGAGAACTGTAAATTATTCCTTGCTGCACTCTGCTGGGAGCAGATAGGGAGGATTCTGCGGAGTAGACAGACCTGCACTGCCCAGAACTGGTGACTGGGAAGTTTCACTCTTGCCTTCCACTGCCTCCTTGGTGTGTCTTTaaaaaatcacttcctttctTTACTTTCTCCTCTGAAGTAACCACCcttgaaaaagaataatttaagtAGAAGTAGTATCTGCATTTCAGGTTAGGTGGAAAGATGGCCatgaaattttttgtttgtttgtttggtgggAGATACGAGTTCCCAAATGAAGCCTGTGAGAGACCGACTATTCCTTTGGTCTTCAGTCTGATTCCACCATGGCAAGTAACTGCAAGCTGGTGCCACTTCTCAGGGTCAAATAGTGCAGTTCTTGAATAGAGTTGGCTACCTCCCTGCAGCAAACTTGTGGAAAGAGATGAAGCAGCTTAAAAGCAGATCTGAAAAGTGCTTTAGTGAATCAGCCCAAGAGCCCTCCAGGTGCAGATctggaaaatacaaaatgaaaatcaCCCCAGTGCGGTGGTTAACATTTTCCACGATCTCGCAGATCCAGTTAGTGTGGCAGCATTATGCATCTCAAGAGAAGGGATGaaatttttatacattttttttctataccAATGCCCCTCTTTGCAGGGGGGGAAGTGAGTTACTGCCCATTTGGCCTCCAACTTCGCTTTCCCTGCTTGCTCTGCCCTTGGCTACACGTGCTGTAATGTGCTTTTTCAGTACCAATCTGTGTCCTAGGCTGAAACCACTGCAGAAATTCCCAAGTCATCTAAAGACCAGACTGAACAGAGCCCAGCTGAAACCCCTTGTCAGTGTGTGTCACTCACTGAAAAATTCTTCTCTGAAGTGAAGTACAAATGTTTTCAGATTGaaccttttctctctcttgctgtcaAGGCCAGTAAATGTGGAGAACCTTTTTATCTGCAGTCTGAGCTGTTATCTTTACAAGGGAACAGCAGATGGGGCTCTGTACATCTTTATAACTACTCCTCTTCCTACTCCCACACGTTATCTCACCCCCAAAGGCCTTTTGTGACCAGAACTGGCCTTTTTCTTGCATCTCACTTTTTACAGCTGATCGTTAGACGAGTTTTCTGTGAAATGCTTTGCTGAGCTCCAGCTTTGCAGAAATTTTGTAGGCAGTTTTGACTCGCTGCTCTCCTTTCTCAGGGGGATTCCTCTGTCCACAAGAGGATCTGTACCTCCCACGGAGCGCTGCTGATGGTTTCAACTCTAATAATGCTGCTAACTTAACAcaggttattttttaaatgttttatttttttaaatactttttttccccttttccaccgTGAGTTTTTTAGTCTCTTTGAATCTGAGTGACGTCACTCCCGCTCTTCAGTGTTTGTATGTGAAGCGAGAGAGATCAGTGTATCTTTGTGTCTGGGGGGAAAATATATTGTGgttttttaaagatgcttttattttgaattttgagAATCTTTGTAATAAAACTGGTACATTTCTATGGTTGGCGTGAGTTTGTACTGCTTTCTGCTGAGAGGAAACACTAGGTTAGAGTGGgagttctgtttgttttcagtcaTTGCTGGAAAATGGTGCAGCAGCTTGGTCGTGATCATGATGTAGTATAGattccaacaacaacaaaaaaagcagcagaaagaaggcTTTGGGGAGAAAGGTGAGCCGTGATTATTTCCCCCCCTCT
It encodes the following:
- the HDAC1 gene encoding histone deacetylase 1, which produces MALTQGTRRKVCYYYDGDVGNYYYGQGHPMKPHRIRMTHNLLLNYGLYRKMEIYRPHKANAEEMTKYHSDDYIKFLRSIRPDNMSEYSKQMQRFNVGEDCPVFDGLFEFCQLSAGGSVASAVKLNKQQTDIAVNWAGGLHHAKKSEASGFCYVNDIVLAILELLKYHQRVLYIDIDIHHGDGVEEAFYTTDRVMTVSFHKYGEYFPGTGDLRDIGAGKGKYYAVNYPLRDGIDDESYEAIFKPVISKVMETFQPSAVVLQCGSDSLSGDRLGCFNLTIKGHAKCVEFVKSFNLPMLMLGGGGYTIRNVARCWTYETAVALDTEIPNELPYNDYFEYFGPDFKLHISPSNMTNQNTNEYLEKIKQRLFENLRMLPHAPGVQMQPIPEDAVQEDSGDEEEEDPEKRISIRNSDKRISCDEEFSDSEDEGEGGRKNVANFKKAKRVKTEEEKEEEEKKDEKEEEKAKEEKAEPKGVKEETKSA